Proteins encoded by one window of uncultured Celeribacter sp.:
- the miaA gene encoding tRNA (adenosine(37)-N6)-dimethylallyltransferase MiaA has translation MALPFDICPTAPVLIAGPTASGKSALALEIAELQGGVIVNADALQVFDNWRVLTARPSCVDESRAPHALYGHVPGNEAYSVGHWLRDVTPYLTGPDRPIIVGGTGLYFAALTEGLVEIPETPAELRAEADQRRADEGGHAGLLADLDAEDPQTAQKIDRMNPMRVQRAWEVLRATGRGLAAWQADTPPPLLPLAKSFPVVLDAHKDWLNDRIARRFEIMIEKGALQEAEANLATWDPAAPSSKAIGAPELIAHLHGKLTLEEAKEAATIATRQYAKRQRTWFRARMKAYHKISLP, from the coding sequence ATGGCTCTGCCCTTTGACATATGTCCCACTGCGCCCGTGTTGATCGCGGGCCCCACCGCCTCCGGTAAATCCGCGCTCGCACTTGAGATTGCGGAGCTTCAGGGCGGTGTGATCGTCAATGCCGATGCCTTGCAAGTCTTTGACAATTGGCGGGTTTTGACCGCGCGCCCCTCTTGCGTCGACGAATCCCGCGCGCCGCATGCGCTTTACGGTCATGTGCCCGGGAACGAGGCCTATTCCGTCGGCCACTGGCTGCGTGATGTGACTCCCTATCTCACCGGCCCGGACCGGCCGATCATCGTCGGCGGCACGGGGCTTTATTTTGCGGCATTGACCGAAGGCCTGGTCGAAATTCCCGAAACACCGGCGGAGCTTCGCGCGGAGGCGGATCAAAGGCGCGCTGATGAGGGCGGGCACGCCGGGCTTTTGGCCGATCTCGATGCCGAGGACCCGCAAACTGCGCAAAAGATCGACCGGATGAACCCGATGCGGGTGCAACGCGCCTGGGAGGTGCTGCGCGCCACGGGTCGGGGTCTTGCCGCCTGGCAGGCCGACACACCGCCGCCGCTTTTGCCGCTCGCAAAGAGTTTTCCCGTGGTGCTCGATGCCCATAAGGACTGGCTCAACGACCGGATCGCGCGGCGATTCGAGATTATGATCGAAAAAGGCGCTTTGCAGGAGGCTGAGGCCAATCTGGCCACCTGGGACCCCGCCGCGCCCTCGTCCAAGGCCATCGGCGCACCGGAATTGATTGCTCATCTTCACGGCAAACTGACGCTTGAAGAGGCAAAAGAGGCCGCCACCATCGCCACACGGCAATATGCCAAGCGTCAGCGCACTTGGTTTAGGGCGCGGATGAAGGCCTACCACAAGATATCGCTGCCCTGA
- the pyrH gene encoding UMP kinase — translation MSDAELETGTGHPATKYKRVLLKISGEALMGDQGFGLHPPTVERIAREVKSVHDLGVEICMVIGGGNIFRGLQGSAQGMERTTADYMGMLATVMNALGMQAALEGLGLHTRVISAITMNEVAEPYIRRRAVRHLEKKRICIFAAGTGNPYFTTDTAATLRANEMNCEAIFMGKNGVDGVYDKDPKTNPDAKRYDEVSYDEVLRKNLKVMDASAIALARDNSLPLIVFPLDAPGGFQSILAGEGTYTLVK, via the coding sequence ATGAGCGACGCAGAGCTTGAAACGGGCACGGGACATCCGGCCACGAAATATAAACGTGTGCTGTTGAAAATCTCGGGCGAGGCGCTGATGGGCGACCAGGGCTTTGGCCTGCACCCGCCGACGGTGGAACGGATCGCCCGTGAGGTGAAATCCGTGCATGACCTGGGTGTCGAGATTTGTATGGTCATCGGTGGTGGCAATATCTTTCGCGGGCTGCAAGGCTCGGCGCAAGGTATGGAGCGCACCACCGCCGACTATATGGGCATGCTCGCCACCGTGATGAACGCGCTCGGCATGCAGGCCGCGCTTGAAGGGCTTGGACTGCATACGCGGGTGATTTCAGCGATCACGATGAACGAGGTGGCTGAGCCTTACATCCGCCGCCGCGCCGTGCGTCACCTTGAGAAAAAGCGGATCTGTATCTTCGCCGCGGGCACCGGCAACCCCTATTTCACCACCGACACGGCGGCCACGCTGCGCGCCAACGAGATGAATTGCGAAGCGATCTTCATGGGCAAGAACGGCGTGGACGGGGTCTATGACAAAGACCCGAAAACCAACCCGGATGCGAAACGCTACGATGAGGTCAGCTATGACGAGGTGCTGCGCAAGAACCTCAAAGTCATGGATGCTTCCGCCATTGCTCTGGCGCGCGACAATTCCTTGCCGTTGATCGTCTTCCCGCTCGACGCACCAGGCGGGTTCCAGTCGATCCTTGCGGGCGAAGGCACCTATACATTGGTGAAATGA
- the frr gene encoding ribosome recycling factor codes for MSEDFELDTADLSKRMDGSLSNLRTEFASLRTGRASGSMLEPIMVDAYGSMTPINQVGTVNVPEPRMVTINVWDKGLVNKVEKAIRESGLGINPQLNGTIIMLPIPELNEERRRELTKVAGQYAEHARVAVRNVRQDGMQQIKKHKDGMSDDDQKFWESEVQELTDKHIKMIDELLAHKQEEIMQV; via the coding sequence ATGTCCGAAGATTTCGAACTCGACACCGCCGATCTGTCCAAACGCATGGACGGGTCGCTGAGCAACCTGCGCACGGAATTTGCCTCGCTGCGCACGGGCCGGGCCTCGGGCTCGATGCTGGAGCCGATCATGGTGGACGCCTACGGCTCGATGACTCCGATCAACCAGGTCGGCACCGTCAACGTGCCGGAGCCGCGCATGGTGACGATCAACGTCTGGGACAAGGGTCTGGTGAACAAGGTCGAAAAAGCGATCCGCGAATCCGGCCTCGGCATCAACCCGCAGCTGAACGGCACGATCATCATGTTGCCGATCCCGGAGCTGAACGAAGAGCGTCGCCGGGAACTGACCAAAGTGGCTGGCCAATATGCCGAACACGCCCGCGTCGCCGTGCGCAACGTGCGTCAGGACGGCATGCAGCAGATCAAGAAACACAAGGACGGCATGTCCGACGACGACCAGAAATTCTGGGAATCCGAGGTGCAGGAGCTGACTGACAAGCACATCAAGATGATCGACGAACTTCTGGCACACAAACAAGAAGAGATCATGCAGGTCTGA
- a CDS encoding isoprenyl transferase — translation MSPATPDEVIAGGPTHVAMIMDGNGRWAQSRGKPRLFGHHAGAKRVKEIVRACPDLGVKYLTIFAFSTENWKRTQTEVSGLMGLFRRYIQNEMKGLVTEGVRVRFIGDRLRLDKKLIALMDDLEEVTKENTKVHLTIAINYGGRDEVSRAVKDLACDVARGELDPETVDETTLTRYLDTKVLPDPDLVIRTSGEARISNFLLWQSAYAEYEFIDTLWPDFTAEVFAECVSRYAGRDRRFGGVKK, via the coding sequence ATGAGTCCAGCCACACCCGACGAGGTCATTGCCGGCGGACCGACCCATGTCGCAATGATCATGGATGGCAACGGGCGTTGGGCGCAGTCGCGGGGCAAACCGCGGCTGTTCGGCCATCACGCAGGCGCCAAGAGGGTCAAGGAGATCGTCCGGGCCTGTCCCGATCTCGGCGTCAAATACCTGACGATCTTTGCCTTCTCGACCGAGAACTGGAAACGCACCCAGACCGAGGTCTCCGGCCTCATGGGGCTGTTTCGCCGCTACATCCAAAACGAGATGAAGGGCCTTGTGACCGAGGGCGTGCGGGTGCGCTTTATCGGCGACCGGCTGCGGCTCGACAAGAAACTGATCGCTTTGATGGACGATCTGGAAGAGGTCACCAAAGAGAACACCAAGGTGCATCTCACCATCGCGATCAACTATGGTGGGCGCGATGAGGTGTCGCGGGCTGTGAAAGATCTGGCCTGTGACGTGGCACGCGGCGAATTGGACCCGGAGACGGTCGATGAGACCACGCTCACACGCTACCTCGACACCAAAGTGTTGCCGGACCCCGATCTGGTGATCCGCACCTCGGGCGAGGCGCGGATTTCGAACTTTCTTTTGTGGCAATCCGCCTATGCCGAATATGAATTCATCGACACGCTCTGGCCGGATTTCACCGCAGAGGTCTTTGCCGAATGCGTGTCCCGCTATGCCGGACGCGACCGTCGGTTTGGCGGGGTGAAAAAGTGA
- a CDS encoding phosphatidate cytidylyltransferase, whose protein sequence is MPRLLSAVVMVAVGLGAVLSSHLAFTALVVVVGCVGLWELWRMRQVKLAASGLNSADSLNLAAYLAVLVLGCLGLITLSAEGGRALLLYVIGLVVVTDSMGYLVGKTLGGPKFWARISPNKTWSGVLGGWVGAGVLAYFCHPFMPEGFVRLWFFVTSSMVLSFASQLGDMAESGLKRRMGVKDSSNIIPGHGGVLDRFDALLALGALAYVLNVIFG, encoded by the coding sequence ATGCCGCGACTTCTGTCGGCTGTCGTCATGGTGGCTGTGGGGCTTGGCGCCGTGCTGTCCTCGCATCTCGCGTTCACGGCTTTGGTCGTCGTGGTCGGCTGTGTCGGGCTTTGGGAGCTTTGGCGCATGCGTCAGGTGAAACTGGCCGCTTCGGGCCTGAACTCCGCAGACAGCCTCAACCTCGCTGCCTATCTCGCTGTTCTGGTCCTAGGCTGTCTCGGCCTCATCACGCTCTCGGCCGAAGGCGGCCGCGCGCTTTTGCTCTATGTCATCGGCCTTGTGGTGGTCACCGACAGTATGGGCTATCTGGTCGGCAAAACCTTGGGCGGCCCGAAATTTTGGGCCCGGATCAGCCCGAACAAGACATGGTCCGGCGTCTTGGGCGGCTGGGTCGGGGCAGGGGTTCTGGCCTATTTCTGCCACCCCTTCATGCCCGAGGGCTTCGTGCGCCTGTGGTTCTTTGTGACCTCCTCGATGGTGCTGTCCTTCGCCTCGCAACTGGGCGATATGGCGGAAAGCGGGCTGAAACGCCGGATGGGGGTCAAGGACAGTTCCAACATCATCCCCGGCCACGGCGGCGTGCTCGACCGCTTCGACGCGCTCTTGGCCTTAGGCGCACTGGCCTATGTGCTCAATGTGATTTTCGGCTGA
- the dxr gene encoding 1-deoxy-D-xylulose-5-phosphate reductoisomerase, with protein sequence MRRISIFGATGSIGQSTIDLIRRDRAAYDVVALTGGGNIELLAKDAIDLGAKVAVTAYEDRLGDLKSALSGTGIQAASGEHALIEAADREADWIMSAIVGSAGLAPGLHALRHGTTLALANKESLVTAGPLLMQSAQSHGARVLPVDSEHSAVFQGLVGEDQAEVERVIITASGGPFRDWSLDQLEGATLAQACKHPSWDMGQRITIDSASMFNKALEIIETKEYFGFSPNQIEVLVHPGSYVHALVGFRDGALMAHLGAPDMRHAIGYALHWPERRDLPVDRLDLAKVGQLRFEAPDETRFPPLRLAREVMEMGGLAGSVFNAAKEAALDLFIAQKIGFLDMARLTEEVLNQMSTDVSQAATNMSLDTVIAADKEARARVMALQPNKDDLEWM encoded by the coding sequence ATGCGACGCATTTCCATTTTCGGCGCGACGGGCTCCATCGGGCAATCGACCATCGACCTGATCCGTCGGGATCGCGCCGCCTATGACGTTGTGGCCCTTACAGGCGGCGGCAATATCGAGCTTTTGGCGAAAGATGCCATCGACCTCGGCGCGAAAGTGGCGGTCACCGCCTATGAGGATCGCCTCGGGGACCTCAAATCCGCGCTGTCCGGCACCGGCATTCAGGCCGCCTCGGGGGAACATGCGCTGATCGAGGCGGCGGATCGCGAGGCCGATTGGATCATGTCGGCCATCGTCGGCTCCGCAGGCCTCGCGCCGGGACTTCATGCGCTGCGCCACGGCACCACGCTGGCGCTGGCGAATAAGGAAAGCCTTGTGACCGCCGGGCCGCTTTTGATGCAATCCGCCCAAAGCCATGGCGCGCGGGTTTTGCCCGTCGACAGCGAACATTCCGCCGTCTTCCAAGGCCTTGTGGGTGAGGATCAAGCGGAGGTCGAGCGCGTCATCATCACCGCCTCAGGCGGGCCGTTCCGCGATTGGTCTTTGGACCAGTTGGAAGGTGCGACACTGGCGCAGGCCTGCAAACACCCGTCTTGGGACATGGGCCAGCGGATCACGATCGACAGCGCCTCGATGTTCAACAAGGCGCTCGAAATCATTGAGACCAAAGAATATTTCGGGTTTTCTCCCAATCAGATCGAAGTCTTGGTCCATCCAGGTTCCTACGTCCACGCCCTTGTGGGCTTTCGCGACGGGGCGCTCATGGCCCATCTCGGCGCGCCCGATATGCGTCACGCCATCGGCTATGCGCTGCACTGGCCCGAGCGGCGCGATTTGCCAGTGGACCGGCTGGACCTCGCGAAAGTCGGCCAGCTTCGGTTCGAGGCGCCCGATGAGACCCGTTTCCCGCCGCTGCGCCTCGCGCGCGAGGTGATGGAGATGGGCGGGCTGGCAGGGAGCGTGTTCAATGCCGCGAAAGAGGCCGCTTTGGACCTTTTCATCGCCCAAAAGATCGGATTTCTCGACATGGCGCGCCTCACCGAAGAGGTGCTCAATCAGATGTCAACGGATGTGAGCCAAGCTGCAACCAACATGAGCTTGGACACGGTGATCGCAGCCGATAAAGAAGCGCGGGCGCGTGTGATGGCGCTGCAACCCAATAAGGACGATCTCGAATGGATGTAA
- the rseP gene encoding RIP metalloprotease RseP, translating to MDVTSLLSSLGGTAFTLVFFIVALSIIVTVHEYGHYIVGRWSGIRADVFSLGFGKPLWQRTDKRGTVWQIAALPFGGYVKFAGDANVASAPDAHAVEGMSPEEARHTMPGAPLWARTATVAAGPIFNFIFSFIVFTIFVLIAGKASETLIVDEIAPVPYEVGLMPDDEIRAISGQDMPEPGELLSFLQDLPGAETLSYTVLRGGQEMDVEGPFPYPVIVAAVSPKSAARDAGIKTGDVITRIDGTPINTFWDLQDYVASRDGAEMTLTVWRPNGETASEGGETFETTLEPRRRDLPTDDGGFETRWLIGITGGLLFSVGTEPVGLGAALLAGIQGVWQIITMSLSGMAHMITGAISACNLSGPVGIAEVVSTSASDGVSSFLSTVALLSTAIGLMNLFPIPVLDGGHLVFYAYEAVRGKPLPDRAVNVMMTIGLAVILGFMVLGLGSDLFCK from the coding sequence ATGGATGTAACCAGCCTTCTCAGCAGCCTTGGCGGTACGGCCTTTACGCTGGTGTTTTTCATTGTCGCCCTGTCGATCATCGTCACGGTGCATGAATATGGTCATTACATCGTCGGGCGCTGGTCGGGGATCCGGGCGGATGTCTTTTCTCTGGGTTTCGGCAAACCGCTCTGGCAGCGCACCGACAAACGCGGCACGGTCTGGCAGATCGCGGCGCTGCCTTTCGGCGGCTACGTGAAATTCGCAGGCGACGCCAATGTGGCCTCAGCACCCGACGCCCATGCGGTCGAGGGCATGAGCCCGGAAGAAGCCCGCCACACCATGCCGGGTGCGCCTTTGTGGGCCCGCACCGCGACGGTGGCCGCAGGGCCGATCTTCAATTTCATCTTTTCGTTCATCGTCTTCACCATCTTTGTGTTGATCGCCGGCAAGGCCTCAGAGACGCTGATCGTCGATGAGATCGCGCCTGTGCCCTATGAAGTCGGCCTGATGCCGGACGATGAAATTCGGGCCATCTCGGGGCAGGACATGCCCGAGCCTGGGGAGCTTTTGAGCTTTCTTCAAGACCTGCCGGGGGCGGAGACCCTGTCCTATACCGTGTTGCGGGGCGGCCAGGAGATGGACGTCGAGGGGCCGTTTCCTTATCCGGTGATTGTCGCCGCCGTCTCGCCGAAATCCGCCGCACGCGATGCGGGGATCAAGACCGGCGATGTGATCACCCGGATCGACGGCACCCCGATCAATACGTTCTGGGACCTTCAGGACTATGTCGCAAGCCGTGATGGCGCGGAAATGACGCTGACCGTCTGGCGCCCGAATGGCGAGACCGCTTCCGAGGGGGGCGAGACATTCGAGACCACCTTGGAGCCGCGTCGCCGCGATCTTCCGACCGACGATGGCGGGTTCGAGACGCGTTGGCTGATCGGCATCACCGGCGGGCTGTTGTTCTCTGTCGGCACCGAACCGGTTGGCCTCGGTGCTGCCCTTTTGGCGGGCATCCAAGGCGTGTGGCAGATCATCACCATGTCGCTGTCGGGCATGGCGCATATGATCACAGGCGCGATTTCGGCCTGTAACCTCTCCGGCCCCGTGGGCATTGCCGAGGTGGTGTCGACCTCGGCCTCCGATGGTGTGTCGAGTTTCCTGTCTACTGTGGCGCTTCTCTCCACCGCGATCGGGCTCATGAACCTCTTCCCGATCCCCGTTCTCGATGGTGGGCATCTGGTGTTCTACGCCTATGAGGCGGTGCGGGGCAAACCTCTGCCGGATCGGGCGGTGAATGTGATGATGACCATCGGTTTGGCCGTGATCCTGGGCTTTATGGTGCTGGGGCTGGGCTCGGATCTGTTCTGTAAATAA
- the bamA gene encoding outer membrane protein assembly factor BamA, which translates to MLSLNQRSIRVKPRLVARAFALSFAAFAVTSVSYTAFPAPAAAQSFNFTNVVVEGAQRISAGTILSYAGITRGQTVSGGELNDAYQNVLATGLFETVEFTPRGNTLVIKVAEFPVVSRISIEGNRKVSDDALMPALTTKVRQVYSPSDAEADAATLTQIYETKGQLVATVTPKIIRRSDNRVDVVFEVTEGKGVEIERLSFVGNREYSDSRLRRVLETKQAGALRFIIGRDTYTEDRLQFDRRVLTDFYTSRGYVDFQVLNVAAEFSRERNAYFLTFNVREGQKYDFGKITVSSEMEGVDAADFAKVTNIRAGQTYSPLAVDNMIDRLETLALKKGIDFLRAEPRVTRNPRTQTLDIDFVLVRGPRIFVERIDIEGNATTLDRVVRQKFKTVEGDPFNPREIRAAADRIRALGFFSNADVNTRQGSGPDQMIVDVNVTEKPTGSFTFGGNYSVSEGANLIASFSEDNFLGRGQRLSFSLTTDIDDGSLSFNFVEPAFLGRDVAFGLSAGLGTSQPSYAEHELRRAYISPRLTFPVSENGSLSVNYRGELSETVEDSDYVEAGYSYPVQIQTNIDEGRIASHSLGYTYSYDTRRNGLNPNAGMLFKFGQDYAGLIGGDADYIKTSAELTGEMKVWNEEVTLRATLEGGVIDADGDSRVSERYFNSTSIMRGFEPGGIGPRSETNDLALGGNMYAVARMEANFPLGLPEEYGLSGGLFFDYGSVWGLDDTTGIIAGSDDPNWRSVIGASLFWTTPLGPLRFNFTKALDKEDYDKEQSFDLTISSSF; encoded by the coding sequence ATGTTGTCATTGAATCAACGTTCGATCCGCGTGAAACCACGTCTCGTAGCGCGCGCATTTGCGCTGTCTTTTGCGGCTTTCGCAGTCACATCCGTCTCTTATACCGCATTTCCTGCACCCGCTGCGGCGCAATCCTTTAATTTCACCAATGTGGTGGTCGAGGGCGCTCAGCGGATTTCGGCGGGCACCATCCTGTCCTACGCGGGAATCACGCGCGGCCAGACGGTGTCCGGCGGTGAATTGAACGATGCCTACCAGAACGTCCTGGCCACCGGACTGTTCGAGACGGTCGAATTCACCCCGCGTGGCAACACGCTTGTGATCAAGGTGGCCGAATTCCCGGTCGTTTCGCGCATTTCCATCGAAGGCAACCGCAAGGTCAGCGACGACGCCCTGATGCCCGCGCTCACCACCAAGGTCCGCCAAGTCTATTCGCCGTCCGATGCAGAGGCCGACGCCGCAACGCTCACGCAGATTTACGAGACCAAAGGCCAACTCGTTGCGACCGTGACGCCAAAGATCATCCGCCGCTCCGACAACCGCGTCGACGTGGTGTTCGAGGTGACCGAGGGCAAGGGTGTCGAGATCGAACGGCTGAGCTTTGTCGGCAACCGCGAATATTCGGATTCGCGCCTGCGTCGTGTGCTTGAGACCAAACAGGCGGGTGCGCTGCGCTTTATCATCGGACGCGACACCTACACAGAGGATCGGCTCCAGTTCGATCGGCGCGTGCTGACCGATTTCTACACCTCGCGCGGCTATGTCGATTTTCAGGTGCTGAACGTCGCCGCCGAGTTCTCGCGCGAGCGCAACGCCTATTTCCTGACGTTCAACGTGCGCGAAGGTCAGAAATACGATTTTGGCAAGATCACGGTGTCCTCCGAGATGGAGGGCGTAGATGCGGCGGACTTCGCCAAGGTGACCAATATCCGTGCGGGGCAAACCTATTCGCCCTTGGCCGTAGACAATATGATCGACCGGCTCGAAACGCTGGCGCTGAAAAAAGGCATCGACTTTTTGCGGGCGGAGCCGCGCGTGACGCGCAACCCGCGCACGCAGACGCTCGACATCGACTTCGTTCTGGTCCGCGGGCCGCGCATCTTTGTGGAACGCATCGACATCGAGGGCAATGCCACGACGCTCGACCGCGTGGTGCGTCAAAAATTCAAAACCGTTGAAGGCGACCCGTTCAACCCGCGCGAAATTCGGGCCGCCGCCGACCGTATCCGGGCGCTCGGGTTCTTCTCGAATGCCGATGTGAACACGCGTCAGGGGTCCGGGCCCGATCAGATGATCGTCGATGTGAATGTGACCGAAAAACCGACCGGCTCTTTCACCTTTGGCGGCAACTATTCCGTGTCCGAAGGTGCCAACCTGATCGCGTCCTTCAGCGAGGACAACTTTTTGGGCCGCGGCCAGCGCCTGTCCTTCAGCCTGACGACCGACATCGACGATGGCAGCCTGTCCTTCAACTTCGTCGAGCCGGCGTTCCTGGGGCGCGATGTCGCCTTTGGCCTGAGCGCGGGTCTCGGGACTTCGCAGCCGTCTTATGCCGAACATGAGCTGCGCCGCGCCTATATTTCGCCGCGCCTGACCTTCCCGGTGTCGGAAAACGGATCGCTCTCGGTAAACTATCGCGGTGAGCTTTCCGAAACCGTCGAAGACAGCGATTATGTGGAGGCTGGCTACAGCTACCCGGTGCAAATCCAGACCAACATCGACGAAGGCCGCATCGCGAGCCATTCGCTGGGATATACCTACAGCTACGACACCCGTCGCAACGGGTTGAATCCGAATGCGGGTATGTTGTTCAAATTCGGTCAGGATTACGCCGGGCTGATCGGTGGGGATGCGGATTACATCAAGACCTCCGCTGAATTGACCGGCGAAATGAAAGTCTGGAACGAAGAGGTGACCCTGCGCGCCACCCTCGAAGGCGGCGTGATTGACGCCGATGGCGACAGCCGTGTTTCCGAGCGCTATTTCAACAGCACCTCGATCATGCGCGGCTTTGAGCCCGGCGGCATCGGTCCGCGCTCCGAGACCAACGATCTGGCGCTGGGGGGCAACATGTATGCCGTGGCGCGTATGGAGGCGAATTTCCCTCTGGGTCTGCCCGAGGAATACGGTCTTTCCGGGGGGCTGTTCTTCGACTACGGCTCCGTCTGGGGACTGGATGACACCACGGGGATCATCGCCGGTTCCGACGATCCGAACTGGCGCTCGGTGATTGGCGCGTCTCTGTTTTGGACCACGCCTCTGGGGCCGCTGCGCTTCAATTTCACAAAGGCGCTCGACAAGGAAGACTACGACAAGGAGCAGAGCTTCGACCTGACGATTTCGTCGAGCTTCTGA
- a CDS encoding OmpH family outer membrane protein, with product MSLLRPLWIAGLFSLCAAGLSAQDLAQNQQQDQATPQDASPANQNGARVSDPKLVFPVLVFDRSRVLNQSQVGAALESRINDARAALLVENDQIYADLEAEEQQISDEKASMGEAEFRARAQAFDDKVTEVRQRQDEKARDIQKLYDDGLAEIEQEMNSVLAEIARDLGAVVVFERNQVYLMSGAIDISRIAIEKLDEQQAEADQSATSEDSEPVSPAQE from the coding sequence ATGTCGCTTTTGCGTCCCCTTTGGATCGCAGGCCTGTTCAGCCTCTGTGCGGCAGGCCTGTCGGCGCAGGATCTGGCCCAAAACCAGCAACAGGATCAGGCAACGCCACAAGACGCGTCGCCTGCAAATCAGAATGGCGCGCGCGTCTCTGACCCGAAGCTGGTGTTTCCGGTCCTCGTCTTTGACCGCAGCCGTGTTCTGAACCAAAGTCAGGTTGGTGCAGCGCTTGAAAGCCGCATCAATGACGCGCGTGCGGCACTTTTGGTGGAAAACGACCAGATTTACGCCGACCTCGAAGCCGAAGAGCAACAGATTTCCGACGAGAAAGCCTCCATGGGCGAGGCCGAGTTCAGGGCCCGCGCGCAGGCGTTTGACGACAAGGTGACAGAGGTGCGCCAGCGTCAGGACGAAAAAGCCCGCGACATTCAGAAGCTTTACGATGATGGCCTTGCCGAGATCGAGCAGGAGATGAACTCCGTTCTGGCCGAGATTGCCCGCGATTTGGGGGCGGTTGTGGTGTTTGAACGCAATCAGGTCTATCTCATGAGCGGTGCGATCGACATCTCCCGGATTGCTATTGAAAAACTCGATGAGCAACAGGCGGAGGCAGACCAATCCGCCACTTCCGAGGACTCGGAGCCGGTGTCGCCAGCTCAGGAGTGA
- the fabZ gene encoding 3-hydroxyacyl-ACP dehydratase FabZ — protein sequence MTETTKPTVADIDLIQRILPHRYPFLLVDRVVDIVCPESCTGIKNVTYNEPHFQGHFPGEPVMPGVTIVEAMAQTAAVMVGVHMDLADKEFNVYFMNIDGVKFRRKVVPGDQLKMHVTVKRGGGKVWKFDGRAEVDGELACQAEFTAMMDLTPKS from the coding sequence ATGACCGAGACCACGAAACCGACCGTTGCCGACATCGACCTGATCCAGCGCATCCTGCCGCATCGTTATCCGTTTTTGCTGGTGGACCGCGTGGTGGACATCGTCTGCCCCGAAAGCTGCACCGGCATCAAGAATGTGACCTATAACGAACCGCATTTTCAGGGCCATTTCCCGGGCGAGCCCGTGATGCCCGGCGTCACCATCGTCGAAGCCATGGCACAGACGGCGGCGGTCATGGTCGGCGTCCACATGGACCTGGCGGATAAGGAATTCAACGTCTATTTCATGAACATCGACGGCGTGAAATTCCGCCGCAAAGTGGTGCCCGGCGACCAATTGAAAATGCATGTCACGGTGAAACGCGGCGGCGGCAAGGTCTGGAAATTCGACGGTCGCGCCGAAGTCGATGGCGAATTGGCCTGTCAGGCCGAATTCACCGCGATGATGGATCTGACGCCGAAATCCTGA
- the lpxA gene encoding acyl-ACP--UDP-N-acetylglucosamine O-acyltransferase, which yields MSTIDPSAKIHPSSVIEEGAVIGAGCEIGPFCLVGPKVRLADRVTLKSHVVVTGDTEIGEDTVVFQFASIGEIPQDLKFRGEETRLVIGKRNRIREYVTMNTGTEGGGGVTRVGDDGLFMSSCHVAHDAQIGDRVILVNSVAVAGHCHIEDDVIIGGLSGIHQWVRIGQGAIVGALSMVTNDVLPHALVQGPRAELDGLNLVGLKRKGVARDDINQLRAAFQMLKQGEGAFKDRAERLKDDFNSDYVARMVDFVMSDSDRGFLTPK from the coding sequence ATGAGCACAATTGATCCGAGCGCCAAAATCCACCCGTCTTCGGTGATCGAAGAGGGCGCGGTCATCGGCGCGGGCTGTGAGATTGGCCCGTTCTGCCTTGTCGGCCCGAAGGTGCGTCTTGCGGATCGTGTGACGCTCAAATCACATGTCGTGGTGACCGGTGACACGGAGATCGGCGAGGACACGGTGGTGTTCCAATTCGCCTCCATCGGAGAAATCCCGCAGGACCTCAAATTCCGCGGCGAAGAGACCAGGCTGGTCATTGGCAAGCGCAACCGCATCCGCGAATATGTGACGATGAACACCGGCACCGAGGGCGGCGGCGGGGTGACCCGCGTCGGCGATGACGGGCTCTTCATGTCGTCCTGTCACGTGGCGCACGATGCCCAGATCGGCGACCGGGTGATTTTGGTGAACTCCGTGGCGGTCGCGGGTCATTGCCACATCGAGGACGACGTGATCATCGGCGGTTTGTCGGGCATTCACCAATGGGTGCGGATCGGGCAGGGCGCCATTGTGGGCGCTTTGTCGATGGTCACCAATGATGTCTTGCCGCATGCTTTGGTGCAGGGGCCGCGCGCCGAGTTGGACGGTCTCAACCTTGTGGGCCTCAAACGCAAAGGCGTCGCCCGCGACGACATCAACCAGCTTCGTGCGGCGTTCCAGATGCTCAAACAGGGCGAGGGCGCCTTCAAAGATCGTGCCGAACGGCTGAAGGATGATTTCAACAGCGATTACGTCGCCCGCATGGTCGATTTCGTCATGAGCGACAGCGACCGCGGCTTTCTGACCCCGAAATAG